A genomic segment from Melanotaenia boesemani isolate fMelBoe1 chromosome 9, fMelBoe1.pri, whole genome shotgun sequence encodes:
- the sytl2b gene encoding synaptotagmin-like protein 2 isoform X4 encodes MLSGSVMTMYSGDFVEVQGNIQFSINYIQRLREFHIFVAECRGLAAVDPKRSRSDPYVKSYLVPDKANLGKRKTSVKKKTLNPTFNEILRYRVRMEYLRTQMLILSVWHHDTFGRNSFLGEVDVDLSKWDFDHTQMNFLALKARTIPTVEPSNGRGEMRLAIRFLPQITHSEGVAKEVSSTGEIHIWVKECKNLPLIRATIDPYVKCFVLPDTSRKSRQKTRVLRRTADPVFNHTMVYDGISEADLTEACVELTVWDRDRLASNLLGGLRLGSGTGRSYGALVDWMDSGPYEVALWERMMASPNEWVEDVLPLRMLNSAKAAFKVQHAAAKQYQVCRVQSFV; translated from the exons GAAACATCCAGTTCTCCATCAATTACATTCAGAGGCTCAGAGAGTTTCACATCTTTGTGGCGGAGTGCCGAGGCTTGGCTGCAGTCGACCCAAAGAGGAGCCGCTCCGATCC GTATGTCAAAAGCTACCTGGTTCCTGACAAAGCTAATCTCGGAAAGaggaaaacatctgtaaaaaagAAGACACTAAATCCAACTTTTAATGAGATTCTCAGA TATCGTGTTCGTATGGAGTATCTCAGAACCCAGATGCTTATTCTATCCGTTTGGCATCATGACACCTTTGGCAGGAACAGTTTCCTGGGTGAGGTAGATGTGGACCTCTCCAAGTGGGACTTTGACCACACCCAGATGAATTTCTTAGCTCTGAAAGCAAGG ACTATACCCACTGTAGAACCGTCAAATGGACGAGGGGAGATGAGACTGGCCATACGTTTCCTGCCACAGATCACCCACAGTGAAG GTGTTGCCAAAGAAGTTTCCAGTACTGGAGAGATTCATATTTGGGTGAAAGAATGCAAGAATCTGCCTCTCATCCGGGCCACCATTGATCCTTATGTTAAGTG CTTCGTGCTACCAGACACAAGCAGGAAAAGTCGCCAGAAGACACGTGTGCTGCGTAGGACAGCAGACCCAGTGTTTAACCATACAATGGTTTATGACGGCATTAGTGAAGCTGACCTAACAGAAGCCTGCGTGGAGCTGACTGTCTGGGACAGAGACCGGCTCGCAAGTAACCTCCTGGGGGGCTTGAGGCTCGGATCTGGAACAG gcCGAAGTTATGGAGCTTTGGTGGATTGGATGGACTCCGGTCCTTATGAGGTGGCTCTATGGGAGCGTATGATGGCTTCCCCGAATGAATGGGTGGAAGATGTGCTGCCACTGAGAATGCTGAACTCTGCAAAAGCTGCTTTCAA agTACAGCATGCTGCTGCCAAACAATACCAGGTGTGCCGAGTACAGTCATTTGTCTGA
- the sytl2b gene encoding synaptotagmin-like protein 2 isoform X5 → MTMYSGDFVEVQGNIQFSINYIQRLREFHIFVAECRGLAAVDPKRSRSDPYVKSYLVPDKANLGKRKTSVKKKTLNPTFNEILRYRVRMEYLRTQMLILSVWHHDTFGRNSFLGEVDVDLSKWDFDHTQMNFLALKARTIPTVEPSNGRGEMRLAIRFLPQITHSEGVAKEVSSTGEIHIWVKECKNLPLIRATIDPYVKCFVLPDTSRKSRQKTRVLRRTADPVFNHTMVYDGISEADLTEACVELTVWDRDRLASNLLGGLRLGSGTGRSYGALVDWMDSGPYEVALWERMMASPNEWVEDVLPLRMLNSAKAAFKVQHAAAKQYQVCRVQSFV, encoded by the exons GAAACATCCAGTTCTCCATCAATTACATTCAGAGGCTCAGAGAGTTTCACATCTTTGTGGCGGAGTGCCGAGGCTTGGCTGCAGTCGACCCAAAGAGGAGCCGCTCCGATCC GTATGTCAAAAGCTACCTGGTTCCTGACAAAGCTAATCTCGGAAAGaggaaaacatctgtaaaaaagAAGACACTAAATCCAACTTTTAATGAGATTCTCAGA TATCGTGTTCGTATGGAGTATCTCAGAACCCAGATGCTTATTCTATCCGTTTGGCATCATGACACCTTTGGCAGGAACAGTTTCCTGGGTGAGGTAGATGTGGACCTCTCCAAGTGGGACTTTGACCACACCCAGATGAATTTCTTAGCTCTGAAAGCAAGG ACTATACCCACTGTAGAACCGTCAAATGGACGAGGGGAGATGAGACTGGCCATACGTTTCCTGCCACAGATCACCCACAGTGAAG GTGTTGCCAAAGAAGTTTCCAGTACTGGAGAGATTCATATTTGGGTGAAAGAATGCAAGAATCTGCCTCTCATCCGGGCCACCATTGATCCTTATGTTAAGTG CTTCGTGCTACCAGACACAAGCAGGAAAAGTCGCCAGAAGACACGTGTGCTGCGTAGGACAGCAGACCCAGTGTTTAACCATACAATGGTTTATGACGGCATTAGTGAAGCTGACCTAACAGAAGCCTGCGTGGAGCTGACTGTCTGGGACAGAGACCGGCTCGCAAGTAACCTCCTGGGGGGCTTGAGGCTCGGATCTGGAACAG gcCGAAGTTATGGAGCTTTGGTGGATTGGATGGACTCCGGTCCTTATGAGGTGGCTCTATGGGAGCGTATGATGGCTTCCCCGAATGAATGGGTGGAAGATGTGCTGCCACTGAGAATGCTGAACTCTGCAAAAGCTGCTTTCAA agTACAGCATGCTGCTGCCAAACAATACCAGGTGTGCCGAGTACAGTCATTTGTCTGA